One Schistocerca piceifrons isolate TAMUIC-IGC-003096 chromosome 11, iqSchPice1.1, whole genome shotgun sequence genomic window carries:
- the LOC124719629 gene encoding ankyrin repeat domain-containing protein 65-like yields MLVKQQREANVGRASARQGVDDFGRPAALWSNSQSQSLSAEERGRRLLQVAAEGAVGELRALIAAGADVGARGGRGWTALHWAADRGDVEAARLLVGAGAAVDARDSWGWTPLHYAAVNGRAEVAAALLVAGADRGATTGDGGQTALDIAREYNQRRLVEMLS; encoded by the exons ATGCTCGTCAAGCAGCAAAGAGAAGCAAATGTCGGCAGAGCGTCAGCTCGTCAGGGTGTGGACGACTTTGGTCGACCCGCCGCACTCTGGAGTAACAGCCAGTCCCA gagcctctCTGCAGAGGAGAGGGGCAGGAGGCTGCTCCAGGTGGCTGCAGAGGGGGCAGTGGGGGAGCTGAGGGCGCTGATCGCCGCAGGGGCCGACGTGGGGGCGAGGGGCGGGAGGGGGTGGACCGCCCTGCACTGGGCAGCAGACAGGGGAGACGTCGAGGCGGCGAGGCTgctggtgggggcgggggcggcggtggacgccagGGACAGTTGGGGGTGGACGCCGCTGCATTACGCGGCAGTCAATGGCCGCGCAGAAGTGGCGGCTGCGCTGCTCGTCGCGGGGGCCGACAGGGGGGCCACAACTGGTGATGGTGGGCAGACAGCGCTGGACATCGCCAGGGAGTACAACCAGAGGCGGCTGGTGGAGATGCTGTCATGA